One part of the Solanum dulcamara chromosome 8, daSolDulc1.2, whole genome shotgun sequence genome encodes these proteins:
- the LOC129899173 gene encoding peroxisomal membrane protein 13, protein MENGPPQPSGSIPPPKPWERAGSSSGPAVPFKPPSAGSTSDVVEASGTARPGEIVSTANRNTAVNNSTLARPVPTRPWEQQQTYGSSYGGINTGMNYNSGYGTGAVGSYGSGYGSTYGSGLYGNSMYRGGYGGLAGGGMYGGGMYNSGFGGSMGGYGMGGMGGMGGMGMGPYGDQDPNNPYGAPSSPPGFWVSFMHVMQGVVTFFGRVAMLIDQNTQAFHMFMSALLQLFDRSGLLYGELARFVLRLLGVKTKPNKIQPPGANPPHGPNALPGPHQPRGNQNLIEGPKAAPGAAWNDVWGDNAQ, encoded by the exons ATGGAAAACGGACCGCCACAACCGTCAG GTAGTATCCCACCCCCAAAACCCTGGGAACGAGCCGGGTCTTCTTCAGGCCCTGCTGTACCGTTTAAGCCCCCGTCTGCTGGTAGCACGAGTGACGTAGTAGAGGCATCTGGAACAGCCAGGCCTGGTGAGATTGTTTCAACTGCTAATAGGAATACAGCTGTTAATAATAGCACACTTGCAAGGCCTGTACCTACTCGACCTTGGGAGCAGCAGCAAACTTACGGTAGCTCATACGGAG GTATTAATACAGGTATGAATTATAATTCTGGATATGGAACTGGAGCAGTTGGTTCTTATGGTAGCGGCTATGGAAGCACATACGGAAGTGGTTTGTATGGAAACAGTATGTACAGAGGAGGTTATGGTGGACTTGCAGGTGGTGGTATGTACGGTGGAGGAATGTACAATAGTGGGTTTGGTGGCTCAATGGGAGGCTATGGCATGGGTGGTATGGGCGGTATGGGTGGCATGGGCATGGGACCCTATGGGGACCAAGATCCAAATAATCCCTATGGTGCTCCATCTTCTCCACCAGGCTTCTGGGTCTCCTTCATGCACGTG ATGCAAGGTGTTGTAACTTTCTTTGGCCGCGTTGCAATGTTGATAGACCAGAATACCCAGGCATTTCACATGTTCATGTCTGCACTCCTTCAG TTGTTTGATCGCTCAGGGTTATTATATGGAGAGCTGGCAAGATTTGTACTGAGATTGCTGGGGGTCAAAACAAAGCCCAATAAAATTCAGCCCCCGGGTGCTAATCCTCCTCATGGCCCTAATGCACTTCCTGGTCCGCACCAACCTCGTGGTAATCAGAACTTGATCGAGGGGCCTAAGGCTGCTCCAGGTGCTGCATGGAACGATGTGTGGGGTGATAATGCACAGTGA
- the LOC129899302 gene encoding F-box/LRR-repeat protein 12 codes for MDNSSDDFSGHIMQLPDDCLLFIFQHLDCGSARQSFGLTCHRWLRIENLNRRSLQFQCSFTMLNISSLSQNNTQISSFQLSRLLNRFQNLESLSLSGCTELPDSSLALLPRHGLKLKSLHLDCCFSITDSGLSFLASGCSSLVILSLYRCNITDYGLEALSNSCLALEDLNLSYCSRISDYGVRAISQNCRHLRAIRISYCRNLTGAGFQECSQTLTYLEADSCRLEPNGIRSILSGGGIEYLSVSNLTWCTRVDGLVAISIGFAAKLRVLNFRSSRTIGDDCIMTIAKGCPSLQEWNLAICHGVTIAGWESIASHCHNLKTLHLNRCRNLCDRGLQALRTGCKRLSILYVTRCSQISVVALEIFKLARGNVEVKEEEVMCICPRGAFRF; via the coding sequence ATGGATAATTCATCAGATGACTTCTCTGGACATATCATGCAGCTTCCAGACGATTGTTTActctttatttttcaacacCTTGACTGTGGATCTGCCCGTCAATCATTTGGCTTAACATGTCATCGTTGGCTTCGAATTGAAAATCTAAATAGAAGATCTTTACAGTTCCAATGCTCTTTCACTATGCTTAATATCTCCTCATTATCTCAAAATAACACTCAAATCAGTTCATTCCAATTATCTAGGCTTCTGAACcgtttccagaacctagaatcATTGTCCCTGTCCGGATGCACTGAGCTTCCAGATTCGAGTTTGGCTTTGTTACCACGTCATGGCTTGAAATTGAAAAGTCTTCATCTAGACTGCTGTTTTAGTATAACTGATAGCGGTCTTTCCTTCTTGGCATCTGGCTGCTCTTCGTTGGTAATACTAAGTCTTTACCGGTGTAATATTACAGATTATGGGTTAGAGGCCTTATCTAATTCTTGCCTAGCATTAGAAGATCTGAATCTCTCATATTGCTCTCGAATCTCTGATTATGGCGTAAGAGCTATTTCACAAAACTGCCGTCATCTTAGAGCAATCAGGATATCCTACTGTAGAAATCTAACTGGTGCTGGCTTTCAAGAATGTTCTCAAACTCTGACTTATTTGGAAGCCGATTCTTGTAGGCTTGAACCTAATGGAATACGGAGTATCCTAAGTGGAGGTGGTATTGAATACTTGAGTGTGTCTAACTTGACCTGGTGCACTCGTGTGGATGGTCTGGTAGCTATTAGCATCGGATTTGCTGCAAAGTTAAGAGTGTTGAATTTCCGTTCCAGCAGAACGATTGGCGATGATTGTATCATGACAATAGCAAAGGGTTGTCCATCGCTTCAGGAATGGAACTTAGCAATATGTCATGGGGTAACGATAGCAGGTTGGGAATCTATTGCATCACATTGTCATAACTTGAAAACGCTACATTTGAATCGGTGTAGAAATCTTTGTGACCGTGGATTGCAAGCTTTAAGAACCGGATGCAAACGTCTCTCGATTCTTTATGTCACCAGATGTTCTCAGATCAGTGTTGTAGCATTGgaaatttttaaacttgcaaGAGGAAATGTAGAGgtcaaagaagaagaagtaatGTGTATTTGCCCTCGTGGAGCCTTCAGGTTTTAA